In Chitinophaga varians, the following are encoded in one genomic region:
- a CDS encoding AraC family transcriptional regulator produces the protein MYFTRLPDHTQPGFDEALHFNKFKKHNIIFHAESKESHCDDHVGCLSIKTVLSGEETYGVDGRQIIIRPGQFLLLNNDQRYSCRISSNEKVRSLSIFFKNDFAASVLFDTLHSDGLSLDYPDSGGGSMPEFFQTLRPITPDMARQLAGLVGQLETKGYNEAMTDEYLVFLLRYLIGAHQRDIRDTVRVSAVKASTRKEVYRRLCVARDVLHSSHGEPIDLGGIGALAGLSVPQLVRQFKAVFHTTPYQYLTTIRLQQAASLLQHSNEQVQDIAWRCGFENAAAFSRAFKAAYGMQPTRFRGRPIS, from the coding sequence ATGTATTTCACCCGCTTACCAGATCATACGCAGCCTGGGTTTGATGAGGCCCTGCATTTTAATAAATTCAAAAAGCACAATATTATTTTCCATGCGGAGAGTAAGGAAAGCCATTGCGACGACCATGTGGGCTGCCTCTCCATTAAAACCGTGCTGAGCGGGGAAGAGACCTATGGTGTTGATGGCCGGCAGATAATTATCCGTCCGGGCCAGTTTCTGCTGCTGAACAATGACCAGCGTTATTCCTGTCGCATTAGCAGTAACGAGAAAGTACGGAGCCTGTCTATCTTCTTTAAAAATGATTTTGCAGCATCGGTGTTATTTGATACGCTTCACAGCGACGGGTTATCGCTGGATTATCCCGACTCAGGCGGTGGCAGTATGCCCGAATTTTTCCAGACGCTTCGTCCCATCACCCCGGATATGGCCAGGCAGCTGGCCGGTCTTGTCGGCCAGCTCGAAACAAAAGGCTATAACGAGGCCATGACCGATGAGTACCTTGTTTTCCTGCTGCGTTACCTGATAGGGGCACATCAGCGGGACATAAGGGACACCGTCCGCGTCAGTGCCGTAAAAGCCAGCACCCGGAAGGAAGTATACAGACGTTTATGCGTTGCCAGGGATGTACTGCATTCCTCTCACGGGGAGCCTATCGACCTGGGCGGTATAGGTGCGCTGGCAGGACTGTCTGTGCCGCAACTGGTCAGACAGTTCAAGGCGGTATTTCATACCACGCCTTATCAGTACCTGACAACTATCAGGCTTCAGCAGGCTGCCAGCCTGCTGCAACATTCAAATGAGCAGGTACAGGACATTGCCTGGAGATGCGGATTTGAAAATGCGGCGGCATTCAGCCGGGCGTTTAAAGCCGCCTACGGGATGCAGCCTACGCGCTTCAGAGGCAGGCCAATATCATGA
- a CDS encoding WG repeat-containing protein produces the protein MRKRVVTLGLLCATITVCAQNKLYYFPTADSARVGVKNDQGKIIIPAKFSGIINYDFDQAITGPTVEFYDVSTPVKTPKLSPAVPCGEVFDRKGKFLYYPLMYDNGPDYWEEGLRRYVENGKVGFADRSGHKVIPAKWDFVSPFNYGYATVYEGGWQKKYEQGGEHWYISATSTKAVSYLINKKGERINPGAQRHPKDYKDADRYYPYPFQYNALEQKIIDSLQQLDVINDINLVNHYEDGPRKDRLLQFEITEKPAPDFPYYTVQGYTQQRKEDNIQFIVSQDWKQYQYQPWAAVAPVPMRQWIIDQLHECKAFMEQHTDAPFKFDADARLKEWTQR, from the coding sequence ATGAGAAAGCGTGTTGTGACCCTCGGCCTGTTATGTGCAACGATAACTGTTTGTGCCCAGAATAAACTGTATTACTTCCCGACGGCCGACAGCGCCCGTGTTGGCGTAAAAAATGATCAGGGAAAGATTATCATCCCGGCTAAATTTTCCGGCATTATCAACTACGACTTTGACCAGGCCATTACCGGCCCCACGGTAGAGTTCTACGATGTGTCCACACCTGTGAAAACCCCGAAGCTGTCGCCCGCCGTGCCATGCGGAGAAGTCTTTGACCGAAAAGGGAAATTCCTTTATTATCCGCTGATGTACGACAATGGCCCGGATTACTGGGAAGAAGGGCTGCGCCGTTATGTGGAGAATGGGAAAGTTGGATTTGCAGACAGAAGCGGCCACAAGGTAATTCCGGCAAAATGGGATTTTGTGTCGCCGTTCAACTATGGTTATGCTACGGTATATGAAGGCGGATGGCAGAAAAAATATGAGCAAGGCGGTGAGCATTGGTATATATCAGCAACATCCACCAAAGCTGTCAGCTATCTGATCAACAAAAAAGGAGAACGGATAAACCCGGGCGCACAGCGGCACCCAAAGGATTACAAAGATGCAGACCGGTACTACCCATATCCGTTCCAATACAATGCCCTGGAGCAGAAAATCATCGACAGCCTGCAACAGCTGGATGTCATCAACGACATCAACCTCGTTAACCACTATGAAGACGGTCCCCGCAAAGACCGCCTGCTTCAATTCGAAATAACGGAAAAACCTGCACCGGACTTTCCGTATTATACCGTGCAAGGCTATACGCAGCAACGCAAAGAAGACAACATTCAGTTTATTGTCAGCCAGGACTGGAAACAATACCAATACCAGCCTTGGGCAGCCGTGGCACCGGTTCCCATGCGCCAATGGATCATTGATCAACTCCATGAATGCAAGGCCTTCATGGAACAACATACAGATGCCCCGTTTAAATTTGATGCAGACGCACGGCTAAAGGAATGGACGCAGCGCTAA
- a CDS encoding ABC transporter permease, whose translation MWTGINLLKCRKAAVTAYLQEAAAFLLPVSQIVTAMLGNYFKIAWRNLLRNPGYSFINIFGLATGLACFILILLFVQHEWSFDRFHANADGIFRVVQQRPVSKGQDYWATTSPALAGALLREFPEVKAATTIEQANNPLLTVGDHHFREQGIFADTAFLRIFTFPFLQGDPATALKTPNGIVLTASLARRIFGEQDPMGKTLLYQHDQPHIVTGILADIPAASHLQFRFVLPVTADPHYMDCSVKDPWMNNGIYTYAVLANPADAPKLEQKLHTYIDEHLSRWRPEDRLRFLLQPLKTIHLQSQHLDTLEFEQSGSDKYVYLFLAIGFVILLLACVNYTNLAVARSAHRAQEIGMRKVAGALRGQLMMQFLGESLIMTALALVLALGLVHLLLPFFSQLMDRSLHLDYRSNPFLVPGLLLLVLLVSLLSGSYPAFLMTALRPAQVLKGKQGVRAGSFSLQRVLIVGQYAVSIVLVAGSFIIYRQMQLVQHQQLGYNREHVLAIRVNDEVVTRNYNTLRKELLSHPGILSMSYSLYLPTGFNTNQSILNWPGSNGERVNSRTTGVDYDFMNVYGLSTVAGRGFSRDFGTDTLGAPIALINETAAKALGWTPEEAIGKGFDYSDGHGRRTVIGVVRDFHFNSIHHIAGPLVLTLDQAPTGYISARVRPEDLPRTIALFGQAIKRYTPYPFEYQFVDDHFDQLYKKETRLGKMFGGFTILAILIASLGLFGLAAYTTEQRRKEIGVRKVLGATVTNIVGLLSKDYIKLVFFGFIIAVPAAWYIMDKWLEDFVYRIQIQWWMLALAGLLALIIALLTVSYQSVKAALMNPVKSLKAE comes from the coding sequence ATGTGGACAGGCATTAATCTCCTCAAATGCCGGAAAGCGGCGGTAACAGCGTATCTTCAGGAAGCGGCAGCATTCTTGTTGCCGGTAAGTCAAATAGTCACCGCCATGTTAGGGAATTATTTCAAGATCGCCTGGCGTAACCTGTTACGCAACCCGGGGTATTCCTTTATCAATATTTTCGGCCTGGCCACAGGGCTGGCCTGCTTTATCCTTATACTGCTGTTTGTTCAGCATGAGTGGTCGTTTGACCGTTTCCATGCCAATGCAGACGGGATTTTCCGCGTGGTACAGCAACGCCCTGTTTCCAAAGGTCAGGACTACTGGGCCACCACTTCACCGGCGCTGGCAGGCGCATTGCTGCGCGAGTTCCCGGAAGTGAAGGCTGCCACTACCATAGAGCAGGCCAATAACCCGCTGCTCACCGTGGGCGATCACCATTTCAGGGAACAGGGCATCTTCGCAGATACGGCATTCCTGCGGATATTCACTTTTCCCTTCCTGCAGGGCGACCCGGCTACGGCGCTGAAAACGCCCAACGGCATTGTACTGACAGCATCCCTGGCACGCCGGATATTCGGAGAACAGGACCCCATGGGCAAAACGCTGCTGTACCAGCATGACCAGCCGCATATCGTGACGGGCATCCTGGCCGATATACCGGCGGCTTCGCATTTACAGTTCCGGTTTGTTCTCCCCGTTACTGCCGATCCCCACTATATGGACTGCTCGGTGAAAGATCCCTGGATGAACAACGGCATATACACCTACGCCGTGCTGGCCAATCCCGCTGATGCGCCAAAGCTGGAGCAGAAACTACATACCTATATCGATGAACATCTGTCACGCTGGCGTCCGGAAGACCGCCTCCGCTTTCTGCTACAGCCGCTGAAAACCATTCACCTGCAATCGCAGCACCTCGATACCCTTGAGTTTGAACAAAGTGGCAGCGATAAATATGTATATCTTTTTCTGGCCATCGGCTTTGTGATCCTGCTGCTGGCCTGTGTAAACTATACCAACCTGGCGGTGGCCCGCTCTGCGCACCGCGCGCAGGAAATAGGGATGCGCAAGGTGGCTGGCGCCCTGCGCGGCCAGCTGATGATGCAGTTTCTCGGTGAATCCCTGATCATGACGGCGCTGGCACTGGTGCTGGCATTGGGACTGGTGCATCTTTTGCTGCCGTTTTTCAGTCAGCTGATGGACCGCTCCCTTCACCTGGATTACCGGAGCAATCCTTTCCTGGTGCCGGGACTGCTGCTGCTGGTGCTGCTGGTAAGCCTGTTGTCCGGCAGTTATCCTGCTTTCCTGATGACAGCCCTGCGGCCGGCGCAGGTGCTCAAAGGAAAACAAGGTGTCCGCGCCGGCAGCTTTTCCCTGCAACGGGTCCTGATCGTCGGCCAGTATGCGGTATCTATCGTACTGGTGGCGGGCAGCTTTATCATCTACCGGCAAATGCAACTGGTACAACACCAGCAACTGGGATATAACAGGGAACATGTGCTGGCCATCAGGGTAAACGACGAGGTGGTGACCCGTAACTACAACACGCTCCGTAAAGAACTGCTCAGTCACCCCGGTATCCTGTCCATGAGTTATTCGCTGTACCTGCCCACCGGGTTTAATACCAACCAGAGCATACTGAACTGGCCCGGCAGCAATGGGGAAAGAGTGAACAGCCGTACCACCGGCGTCGATTATGATTTCATGAACGTATATGGGCTGAGCACCGTCGCCGGCCGCGGTTTTTCACGTGATTTTGGTACAGACACCCTCGGCGCACCGATAGCCCTGATCAACGAAACGGCAGCCAAAGCCCTTGGCTGGACACCGGAAGAAGCCATCGGAAAAGGGTTCGATTATTCCGATGGACACGGAAGAAGAACGGTTATCGGCGTAGTGCGCGATTTTCATTTTAATTCCATTCATCATATAGCCGGCCCGCTGGTACTTACGCTCGACCAGGCGCCTACAGGGTATATCTCCGCCAGGGTGCGCCCGGAAGACCTTCCCCGCACCATCGCGCTCTTTGGGCAGGCCATCAAACGGTACACGCCCTATCCCTTCGAATACCAGTTTGTCGATGATCATTTCGATCAACTCTATAAAAAAGAGACCCGGCTGGGTAAAATGTTCGGCGGGTTCACCATACTGGCCATCCTGATCGCTTCCCTGGGCTTATTCGGACTGGCAGCGTATACCACGGAACAACGCCGCAAGGAAATAGGAGTGCGGAAGGTGCTGGGAGCTACCGTCACCAATATCGTCGGACTGCTGAGCAAAGACTATATCAAACTGGTATTCTTCGGTTTTATTATCGCAGTGCCGGCCGCCTGGTACATCATGGACAAATGGCTGGAAGACTTTGTGTACCGCATACAGATACAATGGTGGATGCTGGCGCTGGCAGGCTTGCTGGCTTTGATCATCGCCTTGCTGACAGTAAGCTATCAGTCTGTGAAGGCTGCCTTAATGAACCCGGTTAAGTCGCTGAAAGCGGAATAA
- a CDS encoding helix-turn-helix transcriptional regulator: MFFLDAVQEKRITAIFQYMLEEMQSDYLYKYDLLRNYLQLLVHEALKITPHTISIRQQNAAERITANFFERMEREFPIDSPGRQLALRAAGDYAQALAVHVNHLNHAVREVTGKSTSTHIADRILQEAKALLRHTDWPVATIANCLGFESSNYFSGFFKKQTGHAPRHVRTHVL; the protein is encoded by the coding sequence GTGTTTTTCCTGGATGCTGTGCAGGAAAAACGTATCACGGCCATCTTTCAGTACATGCTGGAAGAAATGCAGTCAGACTATCTTTATAAATACGACTTGTTGCGCAACTATCTCCAGCTGCTGGTACATGAAGCACTAAAGATAACGCCCCATACCATCAGCATCCGTCAGCAGAATGCAGCGGAACGTATTACGGCCAATTTTTTCGAGCGCATGGAGCGCGAGTTTCCGATAGATTCCCCGGGGCGGCAACTGGCGCTACGCGCTGCCGGCGACTATGCCCAGGCCCTGGCGGTACATGTCAATCATCTGAACCACGCGGTGCGGGAAGTGACCGGCAAATCAACGTCCACGCATATTGCTGACCGGATATTACAGGAAGCGAAAGCGCTGTTACGCCATACCGATTGGCCCGTGGCCACTATCGCCAACTGCCTTGGATTTGAATCCTCCAACTACTTCTCCGGTTTCTTTAAAAAACAAACAGGTCACGCCCCCAGGCACGTGCGTACGCACGTCCTTTGA
- a CDS encoding DUF6892 domain-containing protein, translating to MQITITDDRFALNGTELRFPLDIEQLKSLLGEARHVSKKYNHIYTWDTLGALAYAKDGRKVEGLSIDYISGFLDFSPASVFLGTFTINGMDYRAYIDKNIQSARKVNKWDEGGTLTIGDLDVWIDMEDKQLKSIVISQHEPPAPKVYSDKYKYQPIAGEKIAFKDFNFKLAVIQELMYNKELLKPAFDLYDFVKNYAGREIDVEEEGYEFIPEVTAYFEALEIDKKYAPEITEISQDGGDDIYLHLLRFWDGEDDTFNIRDFEDVRHFPNLKRMNLFYADNLAEIQAQLAEKGITVESI from the coding sequence ATGCAAATTACAATCACTGACGACCGCTTCGCACTGAACGGTACGGAGTTGCGCTTTCCGCTGGATATAGAACAGTTGAAATCCTTGCTGGGAGAAGCCCGGCACGTGTCTAAAAAATATAACCATATCTATACCTGGGATACGCTGGGAGCCTTGGCCTATGCTAAAGACGGCCGTAAGGTAGAAGGGCTCTCTATCGACTACATATCCGGTTTCCTGGATTTTTCTCCCGCATCAGTTTTTCTCGGCACCTTTACAATCAACGGGATGGACTATCGGGCTTACATTGACAAAAACATACAATCAGCCAGGAAGGTCAACAAATGGGATGAAGGCGGAACGCTGACCATTGGTGATTTGGATGTATGGATAGATATGGAAGACAAGCAGCTGAAGAGTATTGTTATCAGCCAGCACGAACCGCCGGCGCCCAAAGTCTACTCAGACAAATATAAATACCAGCCCATTGCAGGAGAAAAAATAGCGTTTAAGGACTTTAACTTCAAACTGGCCGTGATACAGGAGTTGATGTATAATAAAGAACTCCTGAAGCCTGCATTCGACCTGTATGATTTTGTGAAGAATTATGCCGGCCGGGAAATAGATGTGGAAGAAGAAGGCTATGAATTTATACCGGAGGTCACCGCTTACTTTGAAGCCCTGGAGATCGATAAAAAATATGCACCGGAGATCACCGAGATCTCGCAGGACGGCGGAGATGATATATACCTTCACCTGTTGCGGTTCTGGGATGGGGAAGATGATACCTTCAATATCCGGGATTTTGAAGATGTCAGACATTTCCCCAACCTGAAGCGGATGAATCTTTTTTATGCCGATAACCTCGCGGAAATACAGGCGCAACTGGCGGAAAAAGGTATCACAGTGGAATCCATTTAA
- a CDS encoding amidohydrolase family protein, whose translation MKRFTILILMLTACLPLKTVFAQQETWITNASLVDPARRTIQHGMTVVFKGNLITAVHKRKAPGNAVVIDAGGKFLVPGLTDAHVHFFQSGGLYTRPDFIDLRKIRPYEEEIKEVHKGLEQQLRRYVQNGITTVFDVGTTYRLLNRRKEMTEWAVAPQVYMAGPIITTAANPAYDSLKEDAPFARATTAAEGRRLVEEQLPYKPDLIKLVFRPGGKAAADYLPVVRAVIDQAHLHGLRVAVHATERTAAQLAAEAGADFLVHSVGDEVLDDDFVALIKKKKIVVCPTLLMEDGYLHTFDQSRVFTARELTYAEPFALGSLYDLKQLPDTAIARLYQIKAAEHTPRTAAINRISQLNLKKLSDAGVTIVSGTDAGNIGTLHAVSLLPELLQMQQSGMSSWQVLQSATVNTAAILKRAGYTGNITAGQPANMLLLDGDPIADLHQLEHIHRVIRNGRVIDPDTVIHYTPASLVQRQLNAYNSRNMEAFLATYAEDAELLNFPDKLLRKGKEDLRKAYFFFDIARLLHCRIVKRITEDNYVIDEEHIVDDHGTRGGTAIYQVEKEKIKKVYFVK comes from the coding sequence ATGAAACGATTCACGATATTAATATTGATGTTGACAGCCTGCCTGCCGTTAAAGACTGTGTTTGCCCAGCAGGAAACCTGGATTACCAACGCGAGCCTGGTTGACCCGGCCAGGAGGACCATCCAACACGGCATGACCGTGGTTTTTAAAGGCAACCTGATTACCGCCGTCCACAAAAGGAAAGCTCCTGGAAATGCAGTGGTCATTGATGCGGGCGGAAAATTCCTCGTGCCCGGCCTAACGGATGCGCATGTACATTTTTTTCAGAGCGGCGGACTGTATACCCGGCCAGATTTTATAGACCTGCGCAAAATCCGGCCTTATGAAGAGGAAATAAAAGAAGTGCATAAAGGACTTGAACAGCAGTTGCGCCGCTATGTGCAAAATGGCATTACCACGGTCTTTGACGTAGGTACCACCTATCGCTTGCTCAACCGGAGAAAAGAAATGACAGAATGGGCCGTAGCGCCACAGGTATACATGGCCGGCCCTATTATCACGACGGCCGCCAATCCCGCATATGACAGCCTGAAAGAGGACGCACCGTTTGCAAGGGCTACTACCGCGGCAGAAGGCCGCAGGCTGGTAGAGGAGCAATTACCTTACAAACCTGACCTTATCAAGCTGGTGTTCAGGCCCGGAGGCAAAGCAGCAGCAGATTACCTGCCCGTTGTGCGGGCAGTCATTGACCAGGCGCATCTTCATGGCCTCCGGGTGGCCGTGCATGCCACCGAGCGGACCGCTGCACAGCTGGCGGCGGAAGCAGGTGCGGATTTTCTCGTACACAGCGTGGGAGATGAAGTATTGGATGACGACTTTGTGGCACTGATCAAAAAGAAAAAGATAGTGGTATGCCCTACCCTGTTAATGGAAGATGGCTACCTGCACACGTTTGACCAGTCGCGCGTGTTTACTGCCCGCGAGCTGACATACGCAGAACCGTTTGCCCTTGGCAGCCTCTACGACCTGAAACAGCTGCCGGATACCGCCATCGCGCGCCTCTACCAAATAAAAGCAGCAGAACATACGCCCCGGACAGCAGCCATCAACCGTATCAGTCAACTGAACCTCAAAAAACTCAGTGATGCGGGGGTGACGATCGTCAGCGGAACAGACGCCGGCAATATCGGTACGCTGCACGCCGTCAGCCTGTTGCCGGAGCTGTTGCAAATGCAGCAAAGCGGGATGAGCAGCTGGCAGGTGCTGCAGTCGGCGACTGTCAATACGGCCGCTATCCTGAAACGTGCCGGTTATACCGGCAATATCACGGCCGGACAACCGGCCAACATGCTGCTCCTGGATGGTGATCCGATCGCCGACCTTCATCAGCTGGAGCATATTCACCGCGTTATCCGGAACGGACGGGTGATTGATCCGGACACGGTGATACATTATACGCCGGCATCGCTGGTACAGCGGCAGCTCAACGCCTATAACAGCCGCAATATGGAGGCTTTCCTCGCAACGTATGCTGAAGACGCGGAACTGCTCAATTTTCCTGACAAACTGCTTCGCAAGGGAAAGGAAGACTTACGCAAGGCATATTTCTTTTTCGACATCGCCCGTTTGTTGCACTGCCGTATTGTGAAACGAATTACAGAAGACAACTACGTCATCGACGAAGAACATATTGTAGACGACCACGGCACACGCGGTGGCACCGCTATTTACCAGGTGGAAAAAGAGAAAATAAAAAAAGTATATTTTGTTAAATAA
- a CDS encoding GNAT family N-acetyltransferase, which translates to MKPLDPTAYSALAAALKTAPINTLFAQAVVDGKVNGKVYTNNPADPRTFYIVHPYGMSLLWGDSSHEDFHRQLKDHVANVQGVRQGEEWLQAFPDSWDAVLDNLFRDEQQQPVAHVERDTRLNFKFNADKYRQQHKQLPADAPVQIVTATRNDYEQMTGTVIPVHFWADADEFVSQSVGYSVYYDNTLASLAFAAFVNDEVLEIAIETCTPFRGKGLAYHSCAALIDYCLERGLEPIWACRGNNTGSRRLAQQLGFDISRELPYYKLLV; encoded by the coding sequence ATGAAACCATTAGACCCGACCGCCTACTCCGCGCTGGCAGCAGCATTGAAAACCGCCCCTATCAATACCCTTTTCGCACAGGCAGTAGTGGACGGAAAAGTTAACGGCAAAGTATATACGAACAATCCAGCAGATCCCCGCACTTTTTACATTGTACATCCCTATGGCATGTCGCTATTGTGGGGAGACAGCAGCCATGAGGACTTTCACCGGCAGCTCAAAGACCACGTCGCCAATGTGCAGGGCGTACGGCAGGGCGAAGAATGGCTACAAGCGTTCCCCGACAGCTGGGACGCGGTACTGGACAACCTTTTCAGGGACGAACAGCAGCAGCCCGTGGCCCACGTGGAACGGGATACCCGCCTTAATTTCAAATTTAATGCGGACAAATACCGCCAACAACACAAACAACTGCCGGCAGATGCGCCTGTTCAGATCGTAACAGCTACCCGTAATGATTATGAGCAGATGACAGGGACCGTTATCCCGGTGCATTTCTGGGCTGATGCCGACGAGTTTGTCAGCCAGAGTGTTGGTTACAGCGTGTATTACGACAATACCCTTGCATCCCTCGCCTTCGCCGCATTTGTCAATGATGAAGTACTGGAGATAGCCATTGAAACCTGCACACCCTTCCGCGGGAAAGGTTTGGCTTACCACTCCTGTGCCGCACTGATCGACTACTGCCTGGAACGAGGGCTCGAGCCGATATGGGCCTGCCGGGGCAATAACACCGGTTCACGCAGGCTGGCCCAGCAACTGGGCTTCGACATCTCCCGGGAACTGCCTTATTATAAATTGTTGGTATAA
- a CDS encoding amidohydrolase family protein codes for MPIDIIKAATTTAHQYHKPVFAHPTSDTGMRVAVAGGADILAHVSPDGYVGWKQADVDMLRQHHVAVIPTLKLYKWELEREKVPNPEEHKLVKTAIEQIGVFAKGGGEILFGTDVGYISDFSTEDEFRFLGAAGLTFDQILTSLTTAPAKRFGMAEQSGRIAKGLDADLVLLKADPHADVRNFAAIAYTIRKGKVIYDAQASDKK; via the coding sequence ATGCCGATTGATATCATAAAAGCGGCCACTACTACCGCGCACCAGTACCACAAGCCCGTATTCGCGCACCCTACCTCTGATACCGGAATGCGTGTAGCCGTTGCCGGTGGGGCGGACATACTGGCCCATGTGTCGCCGGATGGCTATGTAGGGTGGAAACAGGCGGACGTGGATATGTTGCGGCAGCATCATGTAGCCGTTATCCCCACCCTGAAACTGTACAAATGGGAACTGGAAAGGGAAAAAGTACCCAACCCGGAAGAACACAAACTCGTGAAAACGGCGATAGAACAGATAGGCGTGTTTGCCAAAGGCGGCGGCGAAATCCTGTTCGGTACGGACGTAGGTTATATATCTGATTTCAGCACGGAAGATGAATTTCGTTTTCTCGGCGCCGCAGGCCTCACTTTCGACCAGATACTGACCTCGCTGACCACCGCCCCTGCCAAACGCTTTGGCATGGCGGAACAATCCGGGCGCATAGCCAAAGGGCTGGATGCGGACCTGGTACTGCTGAAAGCCGATCCTCATGCGGACGTCAGGAACTTCGCGGCGATAGCCTATACCATCCGAAAGGGAAAGGTGATCTATGATGCACAGGCATCTGACAAAAAATAA
- a CDS encoding NAD(P)-dependent alcohol dehydrogenase: MTKVSGYAAKAPHGRLERYEYELPEIGAEQVDIKVAYCGLCHSDLSMINNDWGVSSYPLVPGHEVVGEVIRTGSHVKGIRVGDKVGLSWFSESCMHCHHCQEGNQQLCAEAEQMLIDRPGGFADIVRGHRSWVIPLPKDIDMAKAGPLLCAGLTVFNPLLLEGVKPTDRVGVIGIGGLGHLALRILQHWGCEVVAFSSNSSKYDEIRSMGATRVIDSTDAAALKSVQGQLDFILSTVNVPLEWNVFLSCLAPKGKLHMVGITQEPIAVPVFDMIAGQKSVAGSPGGGPATIRKMLDFCVRHNIYPIVEEYPMEQVNEAIRHLEAGKARYRIVLKNS; this comes from the coding sequence ATGACGAAAGTTAGCGGCTACGCAGCCAAAGCGCCTCACGGAAGGCTGGAAAGATATGAATATGAGCTGCCTGAGATCGGCGCTGAACAAGTGGATATCAAAGTGGCTTATTGCGGGCTCTGTCACTCGGACCTGAGCATGATCAATAATGACTGGGGCGTTTCAAGTTATCCGCTGGTGCCGGGGCATGAAGTGGTGGGAGAAGTAATTCGCACCGGCAGCCATGTGAAAGGCATACGGGTAGGCGATAAAGTGGGCCTTAGCTGGTTCTCGGAATCGTGCATGCATTGCCACCATTGCCAGGAAGGCAATCAGCAATTGTGCGCTGAGGCAGAACAGATGTTGATAGACCGCCCCGGAGGATTTGCGGATATCGTGCGGGGCCACCGGTCATGGGTTATCCCGTTGCCTAAAGATATCGATATGGCCAAAGCCGGCCCGCTGCTCTGTGCGGGGCTCACTGTCTTTAACCCGTTGCTGCTGGAAGGCGTGAAACCCACTGACAGGGTAGGCGTGATCGGTATCGGCGGTCTCGGGCACCTGGCGTTGCGCATCCTGCAACATTGGGGCTGCGAGGTGGTTGCCTTTAGTTCTAATTCCTCCAAGTACGACGAAATCCGCAGCATGGGCGCCACCCGTGTGATAGATTCCACAGATGCTGCCGCACTGAAAAGTGTGCAGGGACAACTGGATTTTATATTGAGCACGGTGAACGTGCCCCTGGAATGGAATGTATTCCTGAGTTGCCTCGCACCCAAAGGAAAACTGCATATGGTGGGCATCACACAGGAGCCCATCGCCGTTCCTGTTTTTGATATGATCGCCGGACAGAAATCTGTTGCGGGAAGCCCTGGCGGCGGACCGGCAACGATCCGGAAAATGCTCGATTTCTGTGTGCGCCACAACATTTATCCCATCGTAGAGGAGTATCCTATGGAACAGGTGAACGAAGCCATCCGTCACCTGGAAGCAGGCAAGGCACGCTACCGGATTGTGTTGAAAAACAGTTGA
- a CDS encoding DUF4844 domain-containing protein: MNTQPFLITALSNFKERGKFSYSAYMDRGLNPSDNETRDGLERFFNHFADKLMAAARQGATEKDYKKLLMDALNMLNKNVFDTEDREFICDTFYELAGIVRVDLKEELSKWLYGSFFFNLMKVVNFIRGKKKEQVLEIRSQTCTGCGQSLEALVLEKKHGIPDTDWWIIQCNSCREYNLYSIGPDVKELRFNGFHQVESLPRQEFTEEQAFIRLEQIKYFRQR; this comes from the coding sequence ATGAACACGCAACCATTCCTTATTACCGCCCTGTCTAATTTTAAAGAGCGTGGCAAATTTTCCTATTCCGCATACATGGACAGAGGGCTCAACCCTTCTGATAATGAAACCCGTGACGGCCTTGAAAGGTTCTTTAACCATTTCGCCGACAAGCTGATGGCGGCAGCCCGGCAAGGCGCCACAGAGAAAGATTACAAGAAGCTGTTGATGGATGCGCTAAACATGCTGAACAAAAATGTTTTTGATACGGAAGACCGCGAATTTATCTGCGATACTTTTTATGAGCTGGCAGGCATTGTAAGAGTGGACCTTAAAGAGGAGTTGAGTAAATGGCTCTACGGCAGCTTTTTTTTCAACCTGATGAAAGTGGTAAATTTTATAAGAGGAAAGAAAAAAGAACAGGTCCTGGAAATCCGCTCACAGACATGCACCGGCTGCGGACAATCGCTGGAAGCACTGGTGCTGGAGAAAAAGCACGGCATACCAGATACAGACTGGTGGATCATCCAGTGCAATTCCTGCCGGGAATATAACCTGTACAGCATTGGGCCGGATGTGAAAGAACTACGCTTCAACGGTTTTCACCAGGTGGAAAGCCTCCCCAGGCAAGAGTTCACAGAAGAACAGGCCTTTATCAGGCTGGAGCAGATTAAATATTTCAGACAACGATAG